The nucleotide window TGGGCTTCTTCCTCTGCGTGTGCCTCACCCTCGGGAGCTACTCCCGAAATTTCGACGGCGCTGAGCACGTAGTCATGGTTCATTTCCACCGAGTCGGCGAGCTGGTGAAGGAAGGGATCGTAACCTCCGCCGTTCTCCACCAGGAGGTCGGCTTTGGACACGGCCAGTTTGTCCTGCACCGTGGCCTCATAGGAGTGCGGATCCTGGCTGAGGCTGTTGACGATCGCCGTGACCTCGACGTTCTCACCACCCACGGTTTCAACGATGCTGCCATACACGTTGGTGGAGGTCACAACCTGCAGCGCTCCCGAATCTGCTGCCTGTCCGGAGCCGCCGGCGTCCTGACCGCATCCGGCCAGAGCCAGCGGAAGAAGGGCTGAAGCGGCGAGCACCGCCGTCGTCCGCGCGGGAATGCTGCGCATGAATGTCCTCGATCTGTTCCAGGGATGGGTTGTGACGCCTCGGTGGGTGTACCCAACTCTAACCTAAACGCGAATCATTCGCATTTCAGTCCCGACCGGCCCTCTCTTGCCAGGGGAGGGCCGGAGGCGCCCGCCTAACGTGCTTCGGTGGTGCCGAGGTTTACGCCGTCGTGGAGGGATTCGCCGGTCCTCCGGAGCCCCTGGTTCTGCGTGGCATCCCGGATCTCGCCGATCAACTGCTCGATGACGTCCTCCAGGAAAAGCACGCCGCGCGCTTGCCCATCGGAGGTCATCACCCGGGCCAGATGGGATCCGGTGCGCTGCATGGTGGCAAGCGCATCCTCGATCTCGTCGTCCATGCTCAGGTTGGCAAGGGCCCGTACCTTGTTTTCGGTGATGGGCCGGGCGTAGGCCTGTTGCGGCATGGCCATGACGTCCTTCAGATGCAGATAGCCGGTGAGGTTTCCCAGTTCATCGACCAGCACAAAACGGGAAAACCCGGTGCGCCCGACGGCTCTCTCGAACTCCTCGGGGGTGGAGTCGGTCCCGAGGGTGACGAGCTCGTCCAACGGAACCATGACCGTACCTGCGGTCTGCCCTGAAAACTCCAGTGCACTGCTGATCAGCCCGGCGTCGTCGTCCACCAGCCCGTGGCGTGTGGACTCCTGCACAATGGACTGCACCTCTTCGAGCGTGAAGGACGAGGTCACCTCGTCCTTTGGCTCGATGCGCATGGCGCGCAGGATGTGGTTCGCAGTCCAGTTCAGGCTCGAAATCACCGGGTGCACAATCTTCGCGACCATAACGAGCGGCGGCGCGAGGAGCAGTGCGGCCTTGTCAGCTACCGAGACCGAAATGTTCTTCGGCACCATCTCGCCGAACGTCACGTGCAGGAACGTCACGAGCGCCAGGGCGATACCGAACGCGATGCCGTCGGCCAGCCCTCCCGGCAGCCCGATCGCCTCAAGCGGTACCACCAGCAGGTGATGGATAGCGGGCTCGGCCACCTGAAGAATGAGCAGCGAACAGACGGTGATGCCCAACTGCGCGCAGGCGAGCATGAGGGAGACGTGTTCCATCGCCCACAGGGTGGTGCGCGCCCGCTTTGAACCCGCTTCCGCGAGCGGTTCGATCTGGCTGCGCCGCGCGCTCATGATCGCGAACTCCGCACCGACGAAGAACGCATTGCCGATCAGCAGAAGGACCAGCCAGAGGATTCCTGCCCAGTCGCTCATCGGGCACCTCCTACGGCCGAGGTGCCGTCGCCGGATGATCCGGCGTCCGAAGGCTCGACCGGAATGAAGCTGATGCGATCAATGCGACGGCCATCCATGCGTTCCACCTCAAGGATTCCACCAGGCACTTCCACACGATCGCCGGCCTCGGCAATACGGCCCAGGACGGACATCATGAACCCGCCGACCGTTTCATAACCTGCTTCATCGGGTACTGACAGGTGCGGGATCTGGTCGCTGACCTCATCAGGACGCATGATGCCCGGAAAGAACCAGTTTCCGGCGGCGCTTTGCAGCACGCCGGGCTTGAGTTTGTCGTGTTCGTCAGCCACCTCGCCCACGATCTCCTCGACGAGATCCTCGAGTGTGACCACGCCGGCCGTACCGCCGTACTCGTCCAGCACCACAGCGAGCTGCAGGTTGGCCTCCCGGAGCTCACTCAACAGGGAGTCAAGGTGCACCGTCTCGGGAACCCGGAGCACGTCGGTCATGATTGTGCCGGCCGGCAGCTCGGCGCGCCTGGACCGCGGCACCGCGACTGCCTTCTTGACGTGCACGACGCCGCGGATGTCGTCCGGCGACTCCCCGATCAGCGGGAACCGGGAGTACCCCGTCCGCCGTGCCAGCTCCACGACATCGGCCACGGTCTCGTCGGAGTCGATGGTTGCCATTCGAATACGCGGTGTCATGACGTCCGCTGCCGTGCGCTCCGAGAAGCTGAAGGTGCGGGCGAGGAAGTTCGCTGTGCCCTGGTCCAGGGTTCCCATTTCTGCCGATCGACGCACCAGCGAGGACAGCTCTGACGGAGACCGGGCTCCCGAGATTTCCTCTTTTGCTTCCAGGCCGAACAGATGCAGGATCCGGTTGGAGAAGCCGTTGAGGACAACGATCGCGGGTTTGAAGATTGCCGTGAAGACGAGCTGCGGGCGTGCGAGGGTCCTGCCGACCTTGAAGGGCAGCGCGATTGCCATGTTCTTGGGCACCAGCTCACCGATCAGCATCGATAGCAGCGTTGCCAGCACCATGGCGAGGATGAGCGAAATCGAACCCTGTGCGGCGTCCGGGACTCCGAGGGCACCCAGCGGCGATTCGAGAAGGCGTCCCACCGACGGTTCCATGACGTAACCGGTCAACAGGGTGGTCAGCGTGATACCCAGCTGGCAGCTGGAAAGCTGGGTGGAAAGCGACTTCAGGCATCGAAGCAGCGGCTCCGCGCGCTTGTCGCCCTCGTCGACTGCCCGTTGAACGTAGGTCTGATCCAGGGCGACCAGCGCAAACTCTACAGCGACGAAGAAACCGGTGCCGAGGATCAACAGCAGGCCGATGGCCAGATAAAGCCATTCCACTACCTGATCACCGCCGGGGCGAAGCGGGGTGCGCCGGTTCCAACCGGCGCACCGGGTTTCGGAGGTTCCGCCGGTTCGGAGGGCTCGTCAAGCTGGAAAAGGTCCGTCGACGCGGACCGTCCGGACGCGATGTCGCCCGGACCGGCGGCGTCCGGGCAGGAAACGCCGACCGCAACTGGTCCGCCTACAGCGGAACACGCAGAAAGACGTGGGGGATGGGCATGTATGCGGGGATTG belongs to Arthrobacter tumbae and includes:
- a CDS encoding hemolysin family protein produces the protein MEWLYLAIGLLLILGTGFFVAVEFALVALDQTYVQRAVDEGDKRAEPLLRCLKSLSTQLSSCQLGITLTTLLTGYVMEPSVGRLLESPLGALGVPDAAQGSISLILAMVLATLLSMLIGELVPKNMAIALPFKVGRTLARPQLVFTAIFKPAIVVLNGFSNRILHLFGLEAKEEISGARSPSELSSLVRRSAEMGTLDQGTANFLARTFSFSERTAADVMTPRIRMATIDSDETVADVVELARRTGYSRFPLIGESPDDIRGVVHVKKAVAVPRSRRAELPAGTIMTDVLRVPETVHLDSLLSELREANLQLAVVLDEYGGTAGVVTLEDLVEEIVGEVADEHDKLKPGVLQSAAGNWFFPGIMRPDEVSDQIPHLSVPDEAGYETVGGFMMSVLGRIAEAGDRVEVPGGILEVERMDGRRIDRISFIPVEPSDAGSSGDGTSAVGGAR
- a CDS encoding hemolysin family protein; this translates as MSDWAGILWLVLLLIGNAFFVGAEFAIMSARRSQIEPLAEAGSKRARTTLWAMEHVSLMLACAQLGITVCSLLILQVAEPAIHHLLVVPLEAIGLPGGLADGIAFGIALALVTFLHVTFGEMVPKNISVSVADKAALLLAPPLVMVAKIVHPVISSLNWTANHILRAMRIEPKDEVTSSFTLEEVQSIVQESTRHGLVDDDAGLISSALEFSGQTAGTVMVPLDELVTLGTDSTPEEFERAVGRTGFSRFVLVDELGNLTGYLHLKDVMAMPQQAYARPITENKVRALANLSMDDEIEDALATMQRTGSHLARVMTSDGQARGVLFLEDVIEQLIGEIRDATQNQGLRRTGESLHDGVNLGTTEAR